The DNA segment GCTGGCCAACGCGCTGGTGCTGCTCTGCCTCCTGCACAGCGCCGACATCCGGCGCCAGGCGCCCGCGCTCTTCACCCTGAACCTCACGTGCGGCAACCTGCTGTGCACCGTGCTCAACATGCCGCTCACGCTGGCCGGCGTCGTGGCGCAGCGGCAGCCGGCCGGCGACCGCCTGTGCCGCCTGGCCGCCTTCCTCGACACCTTCCTGGCCACcaactccatgctcagcatggccGCGCTCAGCATCGACCGCTGGGTGGCCGTGGTCTTCCCCCTGAGCTACCGCGCCAAGATGCGCCTCCGCGACGCCGCGCTCATGGTGGCCTACACGTGGCTGCACGCGCTCGCCTTCCCCGCCGCCGCGCTCGCCCTGTCCTGGCTCGGCTTCCACCAGCTGTACGCGTCGTGCACGCTGTGCAGCCGGCGGCCGGACGAGCGCCTGCGCTTCGCCGTCTTCACGGGCGCCTTCCACGCGCTCAGCTTCCTGCTGTCCTTCGTCGTGCTCTGCTGCACGTACCTCAAGGTGCTCAAGGTGGCTCGCTTCCACTGCAAGCGCATCGACGTGATCACCATGCAGACGCTCGTGCTGCTCGTGGACATCCACCCCAGGTGAGGGGGGGCCGCGGGGAGGGCCCTGGGGAGGGCCGCGGGGGACTCGGTTCCGGGAGGGCTCGtggcaggaggaaggggggggtCCCTGtgtttcccaccccccaccccccacgccccagGGTGCGACCTCGGGCAGGCCCCCTTGCCACGGTGCCTCCCTTCTTTCTTCGAAAacctgaggtggggggagggcccaATGCTGCCAGTCTTGAGACAGGTGCCTAGAACGTCCACAAAGCAGGGCCACCAAAAGCAGGGGTGACCCAGTATGTGCAGTTTTTGAAGCATCGGGGTAGAAAGCACAGAGTCAGCACTTCGTAGAGCTTCGGAGAGTCCTGCGTGTCTTTGTCGTTTTCACTTTAGAAAGCCTGCGGAGAGGGCAGTGATCTCTATTCACTGCTTGAATAGGTTCTAATCAGGCCCCGAGAGTGTGGCCTAGTCGCTTGAGGAGCCCCTCTAGAGCTCTTCCAGCAAGGAAGTGCTGCTCTTCTGggtctttcctctctctggggTCGGGGGCGGCCGCTGTCTCCAGATCCCCTGTTGTGTGAGTCCTCAGGCTGCACCTTCCTCTGTGGGACCTTAAAGGAGCATCTGAGGGGCTCTAAGGGGACTGGAGGGGGGATCTTGCTCTTCCCGGACAGCACTGTCCCGTGTCTCCCAGACTTGGAGCCCGGAGGTCCCTGCAGAGGGAGAGCGTCACCCACGAGGCTCCTGGGACAAAACCTGTCCACACCGCCTCCACCGTCACCTGCCGCTGTCTCAGAAAGGCAGATCagggtgggtggctcaggtgcGGCTACACCCTGGGAGCTCCTGCCATCCTTGGGAGCAtctcagggagggaagggggagactCTCAGCCGAGGTGTCCTGAGCTCACCTTGGTTTTTATTATGAGAGTAGGAAACCAAGGAAGGAAACGGCTGGTGGTGTCTCTGATTTCTCTGCTGTTTTAGATCCCATCGTCCCAGGGAAGGACGGGCGCCCCCTCTGTCGCCCGGGTCCTAAGTAAGGGGGCTGTGGCTTCCAGATGGTGCAGAAAGTGAGGCAGACAGAGAGCTCCTAAGGGGGAGGGTTGCTGGGGGCAGTGAGGGAGCTCCTTCCTCAGGGTGTGAATGCCCCTCCCCATCCAAGGGGAAGCAGGATCGTGACTGAGAGGGGTCAGACTGGAGGTGTCAGTTTGAGCGAGGGTTCCTTCAGTGTGAGTTGTTTCTGCCCGTTGAGCCATAGAAAGAAAAGTCCTTAAACTTCACTGTGTCCGCACATACACAGGCATGCGTGTATGTATTCGTTgcttcccccccccaaccccccagaaTGGCCCTTCCGCATTACATGCTGGGCCAAAGCTTCTAGCCACAGAATCTTCCTTATGGAATCATTCACAGTATGTACACGTGAATGACCAATAGCACAGACACCAGGGCATATGAACCCATGTGTGCAAATGTGTGAGCTTCACTTGCCCAATCGCATGTGGTCATGTGTAAACCGCGTGTCGAGCAGACAGGGCACCACATGTGCACATGTCCCAGGGGACATACGTGCACACTAACCTGGGCTGACTCACTGCCTGTGTCTATTCATGGTTCAGTGTCGCTTAAGGAAATATTCTGCAGCCATAATTGCAGAGCTGTTCCCGTTCCGACCTCCTGGGGTGTGAGGACCTTGCTTTGGAAGGTGCATCTgtaggggacgcctgggtgactcagtcggtgaagcgtctgactcttgatttgggctcaggtcatgatctcagggtctgtgggatcgagccctgtgtcgggctctgcatggagcctgcttgggattctctctccctctctctctgcccttccccatgtctctaaataaataaagaaataaataaatcttaataaataaaacttaattaaaaaaaacaacaacaggtgCATCCTTAAGACTTGACCAGGGCTGTTTTAGATGCTGTAGGCAATGTTGTTGAATACTATAGATTCCCATAGCAGGGTCACTAACCATGAGTCTAAGTAGAGGAGGGTTTGAGTCAGGAGAGGAATCTGTCCTTATTCAGACCAGTACAAATCCCATCCCTCCTGTCCCTCCATGTTCCAGAACAGGAGGGGCTGTGGCTCCTTTTTAGCCCATGTAGGATATAGGGCCATCTCCACTCTCGCAAACATTGCAGATCTGTCACTGACTCCAGGCTGCTGCTCTGCTCGCCTCCAGTCCCCTATGCTCTCTCTGATCCCCTCGAGGGGAACCTTGAACTCTTCTAAGCTCCAGGATGCTTTCAGAAGCTCCTACTTCTGATGCCATGGGGCCTGCAGGGCCTGCATTAATCCGTACTGGGGAAAGGAAGGGCTTCTGGGACAGGAATTGCCTTTGGCCAGTTCAGACAGGCCCCACTGGCTGAGGGCTGGCAAGAGGTTATGGCAGAGTGGGCAGATATGATGGCACTGTCCCTTCAATGAACCCAATCTGCCTTCTGTCCCCAGGTCCCCAGAGCAAGAGGGTAGGTAATGGGCCACAGAGGAGGGCAACAGCCTCCTGACAGCTGATCCACAGCCTTCTTTCTTGGCATCTCCAAACTCTTCCTCGCCACAAATGAGAAACTGTGCAGCTAGTGTGGTCTGATGGAGAAGACTGCATCTAGAACCTCCAGGTCCTAGGCGCAAAGCCTCCAGAAATATCAGCCAAGCCTCCTGGGCTGGTTTCGTGCTGACAGCCAGGACACCTGGGGATCAGCAGAACCCGGGTTTCCTTATCTGGACGGCCAGGGCGGCAGGTGGAGGCTCCACTCGCTGGAGGTTTTACTTAACAGCCACCACACTAATGGCCTCCTGGGACTTAATTAGAAGGGACCCATTTTCAATTCCCTGAGGCCCGGGTGACATTTG comes from the Panthera uncia isolate 11264 chromosome D2, Puncia_PCG_1.0, whole genome shotgun sequence genome and includes:
- the GPR26 gene encoding G-protein coupled receptor 26, translated to MNSWDAGLAGLLVGTMGVSLLANALVLLCLLHSADIRRQAPALFTLNLTCGNLLCTVLNMPLTLAGVVAQRQPAGDRLCRLAAFLDTFLATNSMLSMAALSIDRWVAVVFPLSYRAKMRLRDAALMVAYTWLHALAFPAAALALSWLGFHQLYASCTLCSRRPDERLRFAVFTGAFHALSFLLSFVVLCCTYLKVLKVARFHCKRIDVITMQTLVLLVDIHPSVRERCLEEQKRRRQRATKKISTFIGTFLVCFAPYVITRLVELSSSVPIGSHWGVLSKCLAYSKAASDPFVYSLLRHQYRKSCKEILNRILHRRSLHSSGLTGDSHSQNILPVSE